A genome region from Cryptosporidium parvum Iowa II chromosome 8, whole genome shotgun sequence includes the following:
- a CDS encoding proteolipid subunit of the vacuolar ATpase (transcripts identified by EST), which translates to MAYQTYSEIFLSIPPLHFAYLGVVLCIVLSTFGAGWGIFTTGNSLVGAALRSPRIRSKNLISVIFCEATAIYGVIATFLLMSKIRSLPDIDIISGQPKDAWEVQIVKSSWILLCSGLTIGLSNLFSGISVGITGSSTALADAQRGELFSKMLVVEIFAGALGLFGMIVGFYQLSLADFPSK; encoded by the coding sequence ATGGCATATCAAACATATTCAGAGATTTTCTTATCAATTCCTCCATTACATTTTGCATATCTTGGAGTAGTATTATGCATAGTTCTTTCAACATTTGGAGCAGGCTGGGGTATTTTCACAACTGGTAATTCTTTAGTTGGAGCAGCTCTTAGATCTCCAAGAATTCGttcaaagaatttgatttcAGTAATTTTTTGTGAAGCTACTGCAATTTATGGTGTAATTGcaacatttttattaatgtcTAAAATAAGATCACTTCCGGATATTGATATAATTTCTGGTCAACCAAAGGATGCTTGGGAGGTACAGATAGTCAAATCTTCATGGATTTTGCTCTGTTCTGGACTAACAATTGgtttatcaaatttattttctggtATTAGTGTTGGAATTACTGGTAGTTCAACAGCTCTTGCTGATGCTCAAAGAggagaattattttctaagATGTTGGTTGTTGAAATTTTTGCCGGTGCTTTGGGTTTATTTGGAATGATTGTTGGTTTTTATCAACTTTCGCTTGCTGACTTCCCttcaaaataa
- a CDS encoding SSM4 like ring finger with a forkhead associated (FHA) domain (apicomplexan-specific architecture), which yields MSLERVNSSIEMREDSPTRDNTITQVDVRQNSDLLQDYPSMRVPSLIVFGQGQSQNHTQGHTHGYIQTNQTNQVTQIGEGTDPSLIRIARGGTTTTSSSSGNSIENLPNPLLEEGGQSLIIETTTWSRDSHELFDYEAQHINNKKFLVSKNSKIFRQNTECMIVGDEEELPTQGDYLLSIKTTSDGKFVAFPADRSLGACSERQLIPKKVWLIVRDLPSKSYALQQNDMVKLGRFKLRVKQLVKNEDQIPELRLDEMETNIIEPTLEESITMQCRICLTEGEQEDDPLLCPCQCRGSIKFVHLECLRHWINGRLNLANENGSGDTFFFRQLQCELCKSPLPSSASIKGSRVNIVKVPQAKPPFIVLENIYGNVHRGVHVVSMAEKKDLKLGRGHESDVRISDVSISRYHATIRYRNDNFMLEDHDSKFGTLVSVRRPQAIDNCHNLALQVGRTVVNLRLSEEPCSPSIGIKELPVSNSPDFLLDPEQNNNQNGGASGNNGSGNGGVSGVNRRSSGLNANSDVNGMNHQNSQGDFHCLHNKMSQNLRLAAPATLSKVIEHSQNIPSFLDIQESDTKSGQENDNTNIRKGAIQNVSEDKSTFLSSLVSSLSPLSSTSSSCSSSSSSSSSCSSLLSTYTQLSTSTIPTHSLEEIANKGVEVKNNGIQSINGLKLENINIQNKIEFFGDEKKKQSEQDYLEIKESKNNIYRSGKLLVSETFGDGGFVAPPSKDSDHFLDCSKNMNSLIYNNINHCKSNHRISNKTSLRLPCSSLTFWIEKNQST from the coding sequence ATGAGCCTTGAAAGGGTTAATTCAAGTATAGAAATGCGAGAAGATAGCCCTACAAGAGATAATACCATCACTCAAGTAGATGTTAGACAGAATTCTGATCTCCTACAAGACTATCCTTCAATGAGAGTTCCGAGTCTTATAGTATTTGGACAAGGCCAAAGCCAAAATCATACTCAAGGCCATACACATGGATATATTCAAACTAATCAAACTAACCAAGTTACTCAAATAGGGGAGGGAACTGATCCATCTCTAATAAGAATAGCAAGAGGAGGAACAACAACaacttcttcttcttcaggAAATAGTATTGAGAATTTACCAAATCCACTTTTAGAAGAAGGAGGACAAAGTTTAATTATAGAAACAACAACATGGTCTAGAGATTCGCATGAACTTTTTGATTATGAAGCACaacatattaataataaaaagtttCTTGTGAGTAAAAATAGCAAAATCTTTCGACAAAATACAGAATGTATGATTGTTGGTGATGAGGAAGAGCTTCCAACACAAGGAGACTATTTATTATCTATAAAAACCACTTCAGATGGGAAATTTGTAGCTTTTCCTGCAGATAGAAGTTTGGGAGCGTGTAGTGAAAGGCAGCTAATTCCTAAGAAGGTTTGGTTAATTGTTCGAGATCTGCCTAGTAAATCATATGCTTTACAACAAAACGATATGGTTAAGCTAGGAAGATTTAAATTACGTGTTAAACAATTGgttaaaaatgaagatcAAATTCCAGAGCTTAGGCTTGATGAAATGgaaacaaatattattgagcCAACTTTAGAGGAATCTATAACAATGCAATGCAGAATTTGTCTCACTGAAGGAGAGCAAGAAGATGATCCTTTGCTTTGTCCATGTCAGTGCAGAGGATCTATTAAGTTTGTTCATTTAGAATGTTTAAGACATTGGATTAATGGAAGGCTCAATCTGGCCAACGAAAATGGGTCCGGAGATACCTTCTTCTTTAGGCAGTTACAATGTGAGCTTTGTAAGAGTCCTCTTCCTTCTTCAGCTTCTATTAAAGGCTCTAGAGTCAATATTGTTAAAGTACCTCAAGCTAAACCTCCATTTATTGTTTTGGAGAATATTTATGGGAATGTTCATAGAGGAGTGCATGTAGTAAGTATGGCTGAAAAGAAGGATTTGAAACTTGGTAGAGGTCATGAATCAGATGTAAGAATTTCTGATGTAAGTATATCTAGATATCATGCAACTATTAGATATAGAAATGATAACTTCATGCTTGAAGATCATGATTCCAAATTTGGTACTCTTGTTTCAGTCAGGAGACCACAAGCCATAGATAATTGTCATAATTTAGCTCTCCAAGTAGGAAGGACTGTAGTTAATTTGAGACTTTCAGAAGAGCCATGTTCTCCTAGTATTGGTATAAAAGAGTTACCTGTGAGCAATTCTCCAGATTTCCTTTTAGATCCTGAGCAAAATAATAACCAAAATGGAGGAGCTAGTGGAAATAATGGAAGTGGTAATGGTGGTGTATCTGGAGTAAACCGAAGATCTAGTGGCTTAAATGCAAACTCGGATGTAAATGGTATGAATCATCAGAATTCTCAAGGTGATTTCCATTGCTTACATAATAAAATGAGCCAAAATTTAAGATTAGCAGCTCCTGCTACACTTTCCAAAGTAATTGAACATTCTCAGAATATTCCTTCTTTTTTGGATATTCAAGAATCTGACACAAAAAGTGGCCAAGAAAAcgataatacaaatattagaaaaggAGCTATTCAGAATGTTTCTGAAGATAAATCAACGTTTTTGTCATCTTTGGTTTCCTCTTTATCACCACTATCATCAACATCGTCATCTTgttcatcatcatcatcttcttcatcatcttgTTCATCTCTACTATCTACCTATACTCAACTTTCTACCTCTACTATTCCTACTCATTCTCTTGAAGAGATAGCAAATAAAGGAGTAGAAGTTAAAAACAATGGTATTCAATCAATTAATGGGTTAAAACTggagaatattaatattcaaaataagaTAGAATTTTTTGGagatgaaaaaaagaagcaATCTGAACAAGATTACttagaaattaaagaatcaaaaaataacatCTATAGAAGTGGAAAATTACTAGTTTCTGAAACCTTTGGTGATGGTGGTTTTGTGGCCCCTCCTTCTAAAGATTCAGATCATTTCTTGGACTGCTCCAAAAATATGAACTCTCTCATTTACAATAACATTAACCACTGTAAAAGCAACCACAGAATTAGTAACAAGACTTCATTACGGTTACCTTGTTCATCTTTAACATTTTGGattgaaaaaaatcaatcaaCTTGA
- a CDS encoding RNA pol II carboxy terminal domain phosphatase of the HAD superfamily with a BRCT domain at the C-terminus: MSEDEKIQIKCLTEIFKNPVKIEWKKYLNDKIKPGEVILDISDLNNGQLVTRIKSICHGKISSCLTPKICEIISVIKQNNNEHISEFEIKDLTNESFEKSILYIKQENPNSHNNRYYFGYYLCDHTTFLSNICVECGFILEGKSEFSNNNKSIKRVKAGNNNNEIAEIESTNISRRDHKTGNYHENDRNERMLINAGFLSNNNDIKFNKNYVDEQEKSFIFELLYIKRKLSLVLDLDNTLIHASSTLPEIKKNDEFIEIKEIMENEITEEIYNKYYGSVVMLGNKPQSNELLPKGIDHFPHYNNDTDSNIEIYFKLLESLIFCIPFGNSLNSGIERQSRNSSNWSFGYYKLRPGVINMLRTLSKDKYEIYMYTMGTEYHAYTSLRILDPELRFFHSKRIFYRNNGFKETSIKSLNTLFPYDHRTLVILDDIEQAWTDINSLLKVYPYNFFPSNSIPNDSSSFSRYISQIRTNNKWSQLIKKKRTRNDQISENDCKEKDEIDQNKIDKEITKEQSCIDIIKEIIRSEKDYQLLIFQKLLIALHDAYFKEFDLTLSKKGEFHDEDSLVYIIYRDAPNISNIIKIMRRGVLKDCNLQFTGFNNKFFYNFVDSDLYKWCRYFGSSILDNNTKNYSEKLIATHCICEQLFTEKYHHAKEKGIPCINILWLETIIYTWISPLKININNPLFCDPVNSDYYSPFESLNLKDKESPDYFDFDNYSYSYLYSTNTSESLKEQLWEEAFNDISFSMGEEDDDGEEEEDDDDD, from the coding sequence ATGAGTGAGGATGagaaaatacaaattaaatgtttaactgaaatatttaagaatCCAGTTAAAATAGAATGGAAAAAgtatttaaatgataaaataaaaCCTGGAGAAGTTATTTTAGATATTTCAGATTTGAATAATGGTCAATTAGTTAcaagaattaaatcaatatgTCATGGAAAAATATCAAGTTGTTTAACTCCAAAAATATGTGAAATCATTTCAgtaataaaacaaaataataatgaacatatttcagaatttgaaattaaagatttaacGAATGAAAGTTTTGAGAAatcaattttatatattaaacaagaaaatccaaatagtcataataatagatattattttggTTATTATTTATGTGATCATACTACATTTTTAAGTAATATATGTGTAGAATGCGGATTTATACTCGAAGGAAAAAGtgaattttctaataataataaatcaattaaaagaGTTAAAGCTggaaataacaataatgaGATAGCAGAAATTGAATCTACTAATATAAGTAGACGTGATCATAAAACAGGTAACTATCATGAAAATGATAGAAATGAAAGAATGTTAATAAATGCAGgttttctttcaaataataatgatattaaatttaataagaaTTATGTAGATGAACAAGAAAAatcttttatatttgaactattatatataaagaGAAAGTTAAGCTTAGTTTTAGATTTGGATAATACATTAATACATGCATCTTCAACTTTAccagaaattaaaaaaaatgatgaatttattgaaattaaagaaattatggaaaatgaaattactgaagaaatttataataagTATTATGGTAGTGTTGTAATGCTTGGAAATAAACCACAAAGTAATGAATTACTTCCAAAAGGAATTGATCATTTTCCTcattataataatgatacagattcaaatattgaaatttattttaaattattagaaagtTTGATATTTTGTATTCCATTTGgcaattctttaaattctgGAATAGAAAGACAATCTAGAAATAGCTCAAATTGGAGTTTTGgatattataaattaagaCCTGGTGTAATTAATATGTTGAGAACTCTTTCTAAagataaatatgaaatcTATATGTATACTATGGGAACAGAATATCATGCATATACTTCACTTCGAATTTTGGATCCAGAATTACGTTTTTTCCATTCAAAGAGAATATTTTATAGAAATAATGGATTTAAAGAGACTTCAATTAAAAGtttaaatactttatttCCATATGATCATCGTACTTTAGTCATTTTGGATGATATTGAACAAGCTTGGACtgatattaattcattattaaaagtttatccatataatttttttccaagTAATTCAATTCCAAATGATTCATCTAGTTTTTCTAGATATATTTCACAAATTAGAACAAACAATAAATGGAgtcaattaataaaaaagaaaagaactAGAAATGATCAAATATCTGAGAATGATTGTAAAGAAAAGGATGAAATagatcaaaataaaattgataaagaaataaCAAAGGAACAATCTTGTATTGATATTATCAAAGAAATCATTAGATCAGAAAAAGATTATCAGTTATTGATATTCcaaaagttattaatagCTTTACACGATGcatattttaaagaatttgatttaaCTTTAAGTAAAAAAGGAGAATTTCATGATGAAGATTCATTGgtttatataatttatagaGATGCACcaaatatttccaatattattaagattATGAGAAGAGGAGTACTTAAAGATTGTAATTTACAATTTACTGgtttcaataataaattcttttataaCTTTGTAGATTCAGATTTATATAAATGGTGTAGATATTTTGGTTCAAGTATATTggataataatacaaagaATTACTCAGAGAAATTAATTGCTACTCACTGTATATGTGAACAATTATTTACAGAAAAGTATCATCATGCAAAAGAAAAAGGAATTCcatgtattaatattttatggcttgaaactattatttataCATGGATTAGCCCTTTAAagattaatataaataatccaTTATTTTGTGATCCTGTTAATTCAGATTATTATTCCCCTTTTGAAagtttaaatttgaaagataAAGAATCTCCAGACTACTTTGACTTTGATAATTACAGTTATTCCTATCTTTATTCTACAAATACAAGCGAATCACTTAAGGAACAACTTTGGGAAGAAGCTTTTAACGATATCTCATTTTCTATGGgagaagaagatgatgatggcgaagaagaagaagatgatgatgatgattaa
- a CDS encoding extracellular protein with a signal peptide, kazal domain and mucin like low complexity repeats: protein MFIKRNILSLATLLVGASASGIFRQFGDKITQQANPCHITCPREYAPVCATDAETYENLCLFGVAKCMNRDLQLVANVTCPDLLIHLTHLAQKGMVESMNAIDSTYQTFGNITKGTAEMISSTLDSVPLIKLPNFNLPIFGIPPIPPQVLKTTSTSTSTSTTTTTTTSTSTSTTENTSTNFESDSSSESTSEYTSTSTSTSSTITSDIEPTSTSTSTSASTSTSTSTSASTSALPTSTTTIATSTKSSRKLIEIPSLEQGASGVIAQVTKTIQSALSGSGVSGSSPTTSSSAALGLNNLDDARTTIEGMVKTIPYTPGKNSSNILLVDGVSQIVKLPNGKESKNLLSNITSTESFNLPNITNLTNGSLSNITEKITSRNITLNGENLISNPNFQSLRNLTSSTLDNNNISNTTAINGTNSGLNINGTSLLTDSKFNKLVNGRFNTTDIFKGIGNTINNITKNIKEQVENEIENIN, encoded by the coding sequence ATGTTTATTAAAAGGAATATATTGAGTTTAGCAACATTATTAGTTGGAGCTTCAGCAAGTGGTATATTTAGACAATTTGGTGATAAAATAACCCAACAAGCAAATCCATGTCATATTACATGTCCAAGAGAATATGCTCCAGTATGTGCAACAGATGCAGAAACTTATGAGAATTTATGTTTATTTGGAGTAGCAAAATGTATGAATAGAGATCTTCAATTGGTAGCAAATGTAACATGTccagatttattaatacatttaaCACATTTAGCACAGAAAGGTATGGTAGAAAGTATGAATGCAATAGATTCAACATATCAAACATTTGGTAATATAACAAAGGGAACAGCAGAAATGATATCATCTACTTTAGATTCTGTAccattaataaaattaccAAACTTTAATCTTccaatatttggaatacCACCAATTCCACCACAAGTTTTGAAAACGACTTCAACTTCAACTTCAACTTcaactactactactactactacatCAACATCAACTTCAACAACTGAAAATACAAGtacaaattttgaatcaGATTCTTCATCTGAATCAACATCAGAATACACATCCACATCCACATCCACGTCATCGACTATTACATCAGATATTGAGCCTACATCTACATCTACATCCACATCTGCATCTACATCTACATCTACATCTACATCTGCTTCTACATCTGCTTTGCCAACATCTACAACTACCATTGCTACTTCAACAAAATCTtcaagaaaattaatagagATTCCAAGTTTAGAACAAGGAGCAAGTGGAGTAATAGCACAGGTAACTAAGACTATACAATCAGCACTAAGTGGATCTGGAGTTAGTGGTTCATCACCAACAACATCATCATCAGCAGCATTGggattaaataatttggatGATGCAAGAACAACAATTGAGGGTATGGTAAAGACTATTCCATATACGCCAGGAAAGAATTCtagtaatatattattagtagATGGAGTTTCACAAATAGTAAAATTACCAAATGGAAAAGAAAGTAAGAATTtactttcaaatattacatCAACagaatcatttaatttacccaatattacaaatttaACAAATGGTTCATTAAGTAATATTAcagaaaaaattacaagTAGAAATATTACATTAAATGgtgaaaatttaatatctAATCCAAATTTTCAATCTTTGAGAAATTTAACTTCATCAACATtggataataataatattagtaatacGACTGCTATTAATGGCACAAATAGTggtttaaatattaatggtacttctttattaacagattctaaatttaataaattggTTAATGGTAGATTTAATACAACTGATATTTTTAAAGGAATTGGaaatacaataaataatattacaaagAATATTAAGGAGCAagtagaaaatgaaattgaaaatattaattaa